A single Halobacteriovorax vibrionivorans DNA region contains:
- a CDS encoding fibronectin type III domain-containing protein, with amino-acid sequence MFKYAILPIFILFFTSCSGGVDGASGISVTPVTQEAPTGAAIVSTVITGGLPQDAPQVTWTNPASFSHIEYAIGTTAGGAELVPWKNIATAASHTEVSLTGLTECTPYYPSVKAVGTTAVESATVTTPSFYWDNTAPTSLGVPDVSADDATVSSSTTTTWSAAVDNCQIDHYEIAIGTNPGLTNVQGWIDIGNVTSYKLRDGVDGASFTLTEGSNYYITLTAYDGAGFSISQDSVAFQVFNPATSLPNMVVRLDANDLSSMLDNTGKNAANGAFNGFVQDWLDTSGSANVHDFYTGNASPSFDNLDNHVVFNGSTQNLSVANHADLNTATTNQRNITASFETSADTNTFQVIYEEGGSSRGMNIYISGNNLYCGFWNLTDDGDGIQPFTFVSAPISTNTIYHVTWVFDYTNYTGPAGPDGDLTCYVNGSSIGSTTSTSLLYAHSGTISLGSYSGDTYDHNGTLSGDGGYLNADIMELMLFNDPPDATTVNTIHTYLEDKWN; translated from the coding sequence ATGTTTAAATACGCCATTTTACCTATATTTATACTCTTTTTTACCTCTTGTTCAGGAGGGGTTGATGGAGCGTCTGGAATCTCAGTGACTCCAGTAACACAAGAAGCACCAACTGGTGCTGCAATTGTCAGCACAGTCATTACAGGGGGCCTTCCACAAGATGCCCCTCAAGTAACTTGGACTAACCCAGCATCTTTTAGTCATATCGAATACGCAATAGGAACAACAGCTGGTGGAGCTGAACTTGTGCCATGGAAAAATATCGCCACAGCAGCATCACATACAGAAGTCTCTCTAACTGGCCTAACTGAATGCACTCCTTATTATCCATCTGTTAAAGCAGTTGGCACTACAGCAGTTGAATCAGCAACAGTTACAACACCTAGCTTTTATTGGGATAATACTGCCCCCACTTCTCTTGGCGTTCCCGATGTTTCAGCAGATGATGCAACAGTTAGTTCATCAACGACAACTACCTGGAGCGCTGCAGTTGATAATTGCCAAATCGATCATTACGAAATTGCTATTGGAACAAACCCAGGTCTTACAAATGTCCAAGGCTGGATCGATATCGGAAATGTTACAAGTTATAAATTACGTGACGGTGTGGACGGAGCAAGCTTTACACTAACAGAGGGCTCTAATTACTATATTACATTAACTGCTTATGATGGTGCTGGTTTTAGCATAAGTCAGGACTCTGTAGCTTTTCAGGTTTTTAATCCAGCAACTTCTCTTCCAAATATGGTTGTTAGACTGGATGCTAATGACTTATCTTCTATGCTAGATAACACTGGAAAGAATGCGGCCAATGGAGCTTTTAACGGATTTGTTCAGGATTGGCTTGATACATCTGGCTCAGCTAATGTTCATGATTTCTATACAGGCAATGCATCCCCTTCATTTGATAATCTTGATAACCACGTTGTCTTTAATGGTAGTACTCAAAACCTATCTGTTGCAAACCATGCTGACCTAAATACGGCCACGACAAATCAACGAAATATCACCGCTTCTTTTGAGACTTCGGCCGATACAAATACGTTCCAAGTTATCTATGAAGAAGGTGGCTCATCACGAGGAATGAATATTTATATTAGTGGCAATAATCTCTATTGTGGGTTCTGGAATTTGACTGACGATGGCGATGGTATCCAACCATTTACCTTTGTCTCAGCGCCAATCTCAACAAATACCATCTACCACGTAACTTGGGTCTTTGATTACACAAATTACACTGGGCCAGCGGGGCCTGACGGCGACCTTACTTGCTATGTCAACGGAAGTTCAATAGGATCAACAACCTCAACGTCACTTCTCTACGCCCATTCAGGGACAATATCCCTTGGGTCTTACTCAGGTGATACATACGATCACAATGGCACTCTCAGTGGTGACGGAGGCTATTTAAACGCTGATATTATGGAGCTTATGCTCTTTAATGATCCACCTGATGCCACTACTGTGAACACTATTCATACATACCTTGAAGATAAGTGGAACTAA
- the secD gene encoding protein translocase subunit SecD encodes MRRGWWYRFVFLLIVAIISGISIVPTAFNFKETDNFPVKSKINLGLDLQGGLYMILGIDFKKVYKDEVKGYARRVEFSFKDETGSGFKLGDIDASDPLDPKLEILLNSAADNEAVKSVIHDTYNGLIRITGDTGSTISIALTKKVKTDIEEQSVKRSIEVIRNRIDEFGVTEPEIVSQGTDRIVVQLPGVKDIERAKELIGKTAKLEFKMVNSEIAPATIQGWVSKAKEEGLEYKKGERFSTYVSKVNELVRQDLPKGHVLAFERVTNAKGDILQLVPYLIEATPRLTGEDLEDARVQFNPQQNNQPEVGLNFKSRGAKIFAEVTGENVGRLMAITLDGNVYSAPRINGKIAGGRATISLGGKSYNEQLKEARDLALVLRAGALPVQLDFLEQRTVGPSLGADSIDKARFAAIIGCVLVFGFILVYYRVSGMFAITTLALNVLIILAMLVGLGATLTLPGIAGIALTVGMAIDANIIIYERIREEIRKNVGFYKAVENGFNSAFWTIIDANITTALAGICLLNFGTGPIRGFAVTLLIGIFATVYTSYFVSKIFFEFYMNKVEGQDLSI; translated from the coding sequence ATGAGAAGAGGCTGGTGGTATCGCTTCGTATTTTTACTTATCGTAGCGATCATTTCAGGTATTTCAATAGTACCTACTGCATTTAATTTTAAAGAAACAGATAACTTTCCTGTAAAGTCCAAGATTAACCTAGGTCTAGACCTTCAAGGTGGTCTTTATATGATCCTAGGGATCGACTTTAAGAAAGTTTATAAAGATGAAGTAAAGGGTTATGCACGTCGTGTAGAATTTAGCTTTAAAGATGAAACGGGAAGTGGATTCAAGCTAGGTGATATCGATGCATCAGATCCTCTTGATCCAAAGCTTGAGATTCTTCTGAATTCAGCTGCTGATAATGAAGCTGTAAAAAGTGTTATTCATGACACTTATAATGGTTTAATCAGAATCACAGGTGATACAGGAAGTACGATTTCAATCGCTCTAACTAAGAAAGTTAAAACTGATATCGAAGAACAGTCAGTGAAAAGATCGATTGAGGTTATCCGTAACCGTATTGACGAATTTGGTGTAACAGAGCCAGAAATCGTTTCACAAGGGACAGATCGTATCGTTGTTCAACTTCCTGGTGTTAAGGATATTGAAAGAGCAAAAGAGCTTATTGGTAAAACAGCTAAGCTTGAGTTCAAAATGGTAAATTCTGAAATTGCTCCTGCAACTATCCAGGGTTGGGTATCAAAGGCAAAAGAAGAAGGGCTTGAGTACAAAAAAGGTGAGCGTTTCTCAACTTATGTATCAAAGGTTAATGAATTAGTAAGACAAGACCTACCTAAGGGCCATGTTCTTGCTTTTGAGCGTGTAACTAATGCTAAGGGTGATATTTTACAACTTGTACCATATCTTATTGAAGCAACTCCACGTCTTACAGGTGAAGACCTTGAAGATGCAAGAGTTCAATTTAATCCACAACAAAATAATCAACCAGAAGTTGGTCTAAACTTTAAGTCTCGTGGAGCAAAGATCTTTGCTGAAGTTACGGGAGAAAATGTTGGCCGTTTAATGGCAATTACACTTGATGGAAATGTTTACTCAGCTCCGCGTATCAACGGTAAAATTGCTGGTGGACGTGCAACGATTTCACTTGGTGGAAAGAGCTACAACGAGCAACTGAAAGAAGCAAGAGACCTTGCTTTAGTTCTTAGAGCTGGTGCTCTTCCTGTTCAACTTGATTTCTTAGAGCAAAGAACAGTTGGTCCATCTCTTGGAGCTGACTCAATTGATAAGGCAAGATTTGCTGCCATCATCGGGTGTGTTCTTGTATTTGGATTTATCTTAGTTTACTACAGAGTTTCTGGGATGTTTGCTATTACAACTCTTGCACTAAACGTTCTAATTATCCTTGCGATGTTAGTTGGGCTAGGTGCTACTCTTACTCTTCCTGGTATTGCTGGGATCGCTCTTACTGTTGGTATGGCAATTGATGCTAATATCATTATCTACGAGCGTATTCGAGAGGAGATACGTAAGAATGTAGGCTTCTATAAAGCCGTTGAAAATGGTTTTAACTCTGCATTCTGGACAATTATTGATGCCAATATCACAACTGCACTTGCAGGTATCTGTCTACTAAACTTTGGTACAGGTCCAATTAGAGGTTTTGCGGTAACACTACTTATCGGTATCTTTGCAACAGTTTATACATCTTACTTTGTTTCTAAAATCTTCTTCGAATTCTATATGAATAAAGTTGAAGGTCAGGATTTAAGTATTTAA
- the queA gene encoding tRNA preQ1(34) S-adenosylmethionine ribosyltransferase-isomerase QueA produces the protein MDKPINKEDLQLSAYDYDLPKELIATRPVEGRHHSRLLVYNCQTDTVSHHTFNELVNFLPQETTLVLNQSKVFPCRLKGKKETGGSIEVFFLTVEPNKDGLYRALVKANGKKKAGDIYHFEDGLKIEINGNIEGEFLIRPSLIGNDLINYLNAHALVPIPPYIRGGESDEQDKKDYQTVFANELGSVAAPTAGLHFTDELLSKIKEEGHDIAKVTLHVGLGTFAPVKVDNLEDHKMHSENYCVDKNDFEKIKNAKKRFAVGTTSLRTLETIWQAGVENYTPGELKDTDIFLHPGVDVKSIDGLITNFHLPKSTLLMLVSALIGREKTLELYDIAVKEKYRFFSYGDAMLILR, from the coding sequence ATGGATAAGCCTATAAATAAAGAAGATTTGCAACTGTCTGCATATGACTACGATTTGCCTAAGGAGCTAATTGCGACTAGGCCAGTTGAGGGACGTCATCATTCGCGTCTTCTCGTCTATAACTGTCAGACTGATACAGTTTCTCATCACACTTTTAATGAGTTAGTTAATTTTCTACCGCAGGAGACAACTCTTGTATTAAATCAGAGTAAGGTGTTTCCATGTCGTCTAAAAGGTAAGAAAGAAACTGGTGGAAGTATTGAGGTCTTTTTTCTAACTGTTGAGCCAAATAAAGATGGCCTATATCGCGCTCTTGTTAAGGCCAATGGGAAAAAGAAAGCTGGTGATATCTATCATTTTGAAGACGGTCTTAAGATTGAAATCAATGGAAATATAGAAGGGGAGTTTTTGATTCGACCTTCTCTCATTGGTAATGATCTTATTAATTATTTAAACGCACATGCTCTTGTTCCAATTCCTCCTTATATTCGAGGAGGAGAGTCTGATGAGCAAGATAAGAAAGATTATCAAACAGTTTTTGCTAATGAGTTGGGAAGTGTTGCTGCACCAACTGCTGGCCTACACTTCACAGATGAACTTCTATCAAAAATAAAAGAAGAAGGTCACGATATTGCCAAGGTAACATTACATGTTGGGCTTGGAACATTTGCTCCTGTTAAAGTCGATAATCTAGAAGATCATAAAATGCATAGTGAAAATTATTGCGTTGATAAGAATGATTTTGAAAAGATTAAAAATGCAAAAAAACGATTTGCTGTTGGGACAACAAGTTTAAGAACACTTGAGACGATATGGCAGGCAGGAGTTGAAAACTATACTCCTGGTGAACTTAAAGACACAGATATTTTTCTTCATCCAGGTGTGGATGTGAAAAGTATTGATGGTTTAATAACGAATTTTCATCTACCAAAATCGACACTACTTATGCTTGTTAGTGCGTTAATCGGTCGTGAAAAGACTCTTGAATTATATGACATTGCTGTGAAAGAGAAGTACCGCTTTTTCTCTTATGGTGATGCGATGTTGATATTGAGGTAA
- a CDS encoding Sec-independent protein translocase subunit TatA/TatB: MFGGFGAGELLIVLVFALIFIGPKKLPELAKGLGKGLREFQKAKDDLMDHVNDAAEQNSAATEKVADQSTQNDAQLESGQDEVVDASQDKVEAENPKSKDS, encoded by the coding sequence ATGTTTGGTGGCTTTGGAGCTGGAGAGTTACTCATTGTTTTAGTTTTTGCCCTGATTTTTATCGGGCCTAAGAAACTACCTGAACTTGCAAAAGGTTTAGGAAAAGGACTAAGAGAGTTCCAAAAGGCCAAAGATGACTTAATGGATCACGTAAATGATGCTGCTGAGCAAAACTCAGCAGCAACTGAAAAAGTCGCCGATCAATCAACACAAAACGATGCGCAGCTCGAGTCTGGGCAGGATGAAGTCGTTGATGCATCACAAGATAAAGTCGAAGCAGAAAACCCAAAATCAAAAGACTCGTAA
- a CDS encoding L-serine ammonia-lyase, which produces MNLSVFDIYSVGIGPSSSHTVGPMKAAKDFMDRLMEHGLYEQTQLVSTALYGSLALTGKGHGTDTAIILGLSGHTPEEICPDRVDGILERANKAHKLEFYEDHKHAKIVDFNPREHILFHRSQTLDFHSNGMCFQAIDENGKELFKKIYYSIGGGFIIAEGENNKGDIFSQHESKVKYPFTYGDELLSQAKKNNLTICELIKANEKSWRTEDEINTGMLAIWDAMNSCIKRGLKAEGQLPGGLKVNKRAKKLHAALLKKDCQKNLDPLTIMDWVNLFAISVNEENASGGKVVTAPTNGAAGIIPAVVKYYLKFVKDATIDKVIDFLLVAGAIGVLYKKNASISGAEVGCQGEVGVACSMAAAGLAQVLGGTNEQIENAAEIAMEHNLGLTCDPIGGLVQIPCIERNAMGAVKAINAARMAMRGDGSHYVSLDKVIKTMKDTGADMQTKYKETSRGGLAVNVTEC; this is translated from the coding sequence ATGAATTTAAGTGTTTTTGATATTTACTCAGTTGGAATTGGGCCAAGTAGCTCACATACAGTTGGACCAATGAAGGCCGCTAAGGACTTTATGGATCGTCTCATGGAACATGGACTCTATGAGCAAACTCAACTTGTATCAACAGCACTCTATGGCTCTTTAGCTCTTACAGGTAAAGGCCATGGAACAGATACGGCAATCATTCTAGGCTTAAGTGGACACACTCCAGAAGAAATTTGTCCAGATCGTGTCGATGGAATCCTTGAACGCGCTAATAAGGCACATAAACTAGAATTTTATGAAGATCATAAGCACGCCAAAATTGTCGACTTTAATCCTCGTGAGCATATCTTATTTCATCGCAGTCAAACACTAGATTTTCATTCGAACGGAATGTGCTTTCAAGCAATTGATGAAAATGGAAAAGAGCTTTTTAAGAAAATTTATTACTCAATCGGTGGTGGATTTATAATCGCTGAGGGTGAAAATAATAAAGGCGACATATTCTCACAACACGAAAGCAAAGTTAAATATCCATTCACTTATGGAGATGAATTACTATCTCAAGCAAAGAAGAATAATCTTACGATTTGCGAACTCATTAAGGCCAATGAAAAAAGCTGGCGCACTGAAGATGAAATCAATACAGGAATGCTTGCTATTTGGGATGCAATGAATAGTTGTATTAAAAGGGGCCTAAAAGCAGAAGGCCAACTTCCAGGCGGTCTAAAGGTAAACAAAAGAGCAAAGAAGCTCCATGCAGCTCTACTGAAGAAAGACTGCCAGAAAAACCTTGATCCTCTTACTATTATGGACTGGGTAAACCTATTTGCAATCTCAGTTAACGAAGAAAATGCATCAGGCGGAAAAGTTGTGACAGCTCCAACAAATGGTGCAGCAGGAATTATCCCGGCCGTTGTGAAGTATTATTTAAAGTTTGTTAAAGACGCTACAATTGATAAGGTTATCGACTTCTTACTCGTTGCAGGAGCAATCGGCGTTCTCTACAAGAAGAATGCATCTATTTCTGGTGCTGAAGTGGGTTGCCAAGGTGAAGTTGGCGTTGCTTGCTCAATGGCAGCAGCAGGTCTTGCCCAAGTTCTTGGTGGAACTAACGAACAGATAGAAAACGCAGCAGAGATAGCAATGGAGCATAACCTAGGGCTAACTTGTGATCCAATTGGTGGCCTTGTGCAAATCCCATGTATTGAAAGAAATGCAATGGGTGCAGTAAAAGCAATAAATGCTGCAAGAATGGCAATGCGCGGAGACGGAAGTCACTACGTTAGCCTCGATAAAGTTATCAAAACCATGAAAGATACAGGTGCTGATATGCAAACCAAGTATAAAGAAACTAGTCGTGGTGGTTTAGCTGTTAATGTCACTGAATGTTAA
- the yajC gene encoding preprotein translocase subunit YajC, which produces MLDLFISNAYAQGAAAGQPSTAMNFVPIIAVVAIFYFLVFRPQKKQIEAEKKMLDTLEKGNRVYTKSGIFGTIVGMTEKIVDLEIAEGVKIKVLRSQLGGLEEAILSNKQDK; this is translated from the coding sequence ATGTTAGATTTATTTATCTCAAACGCATATGCACAAGGTGCAGCTGCTGGACAGCCAAGTACTGCTATGAACTTTGTTCCAATCATTGCTGTTGTCGCTATTTTTTATTTTCTAGTTTTTAGACCTCAGAAAAAACAGATCGAAGCAGAAAAGAAAATGCTTGATACTCTTGAAAAAGGTAATCGTGTTTACACAAAGTCTGGAATTTTTGGTACAATTGTTGGGATGACTGAAAAGATTGTTGACCTTGAAATTGCAGAAGGTGTTAAAATTAAGGTTCTTCGTTCACAACTTGGTGGATTAGAAGAAGCAATCCTTTCTAATAAACAAGACAAATAG
- a CDS encoding trypsin-like serine peptidase, with protein MKHKLFKIAALSLVISTNAMAMNKVIYGQDNRVSIEESDKGFLVDSVAAMVPSYIFARSESGEVLDSIFKSFPTLKSHRGYPTCSDMKFRSEPTISSCTGFLIGENLLMTAGHCMIKGGTQVADTVSDSCKKNKWVFNYKATSVNSDGKLVIEKNEVYGCKRVVAASYTGLLDYAVVELDRRAADKKPLKLNLKSTAVKEGTDIYVAGHPTGLPLKVSGDAKIVTNKPYRNDVTTDLDTFAGNSGSPVLNSKDEVVGILVAGEIDYVFDYDKMCYRVNKCEGQGKKCDRMSYPSKGAMGETVTKIAAANHDYVLKKVLGPLFINQNGLISEEEDEEEIVEEVEEILNAGF; from the coding sequence TTGAAGCACAAATTATTTAAAATCGCTGCACTTTCATTAGTTATTTCAACAAATGCTATGGCCATGAATAAAGTAATCTACGGCCAGGATAATCGCGTTAGTATTGAAGAATCTGACAAAGGATTTCTTGTTGATAGTGTTGCAGCAATGGTACCAAGTTATATTTTTGCGAGATCAGAATCAGGTGAAGTTCTGGACTCGATTTTTAAGAGTTTTCCTACTCTAAAATCTCATAGAGGTTACCCAACGTGTTCAGATATGAAATTCAGATCTGAACCAACAATATCTAGCTGTACTGGTTTTTTAATTGGTGAAAACCTTCTTATGACAGCAGGTCACTGCATGATTAAGGGCGGGACTCAAGTAGCAGACACAGTATCAGATAGCTGTAAGAAAAATAAATGGGTCTTTAACTACAAGGCAACTTCTGTAAACTCAGATGGGAAATTAGTCATTGAAAAGAATGAAGTATATGGATGTAAGAGAGTTGTTGCAGCATCTTACACTGGTCTTCTAGACTATGCAGTCGTTGAACTGGATCGTCGCGCAGCAGATAAGAAGCCACTAAAGCTAAATCTTAAATCAACTGCAGTAAAAGAAGGTACTGATATTTATGTTGCTGGCCACCCTACTGGACTACCACTTAAGGTATCTGGTGATGCAAAAATTGTAACAAATAAACCATATCGAAATGATGTCACAACAGATCTTGATACATTTGCAGGAAATTCAGGTTCTCCTGTTCTAAATTCGAAAGATGAAGTTGTAGGAATTCTTGTTGCAGGTGAAATCGACTATGTTTTTGACTACGATAAAATGTGTTACCGCGTAAATAAGTGTGAAGGACAAGGTAAGAAATGTGACCGTATGTCTTATCCATCAAAAGGCGCAATGGGTGAAACTGTAACGAAAATCGCAGCAGCAAACCACGACTATGTTTTAAAGAAAGTTTTAGGTCCACTTTTCATAAACCAAAATGGACTTATCAGTGAAGAAGAAGATGAAGAAGAAATCGTTGAAGAAGTTGAAGAGATCTTAAATGCAGGATTCTAA
- a CDS encoding HU family DNA-binding protein, translating to MTKADLIAAIEKQANVTHKQAETVVNICFDDMINALFNDERIEIRGFGSFANRNYKAYEGRNPKTGKVVKVPPKKVPFFKVGKQLREMVDEGKDKYVIREA from the coding sequence ATGACAAAAGCAGATTTGATCGCAGCAATTGAAAAGCAGGCCAATGTAACTCACAAGCAGGCCGAAACAGTTGTAAATATTTGTTTTGATGACATGATCAATGCTTTATTTAACGACGAAAGAATCGAAATCAGAGGTTTTGGTTCATTTGCTAATCGTAATTACAAAGCTTATGAAGGGCGTAACCCTAAGACTGGTAAGGTTGTTAAGGTTCCACCTAAGAAAGTACCTTTCTTCAAAGTTGGAAAGCAGCTACGTGAAATGGTTGATGAAGGTAAGGACAAATACGTAATTCGCGAAGCTTAA
- the tgt gene encoding tRNA guanosine(34) transglycosylase Tgt, with protein MIKVEGYSGKARATTITTEHGEIKTPIFMPVGTRASVKCMWQEDLYEMNAQIILGNTYHLYLRPGHELIEKVGGGLHGFMNWDKPILTDSGGFQVFSLSDINKITEEGVTFSSHIDGSKHLISPEKSMEIQKGLGSDIVMAFDECPKLPATKDTLRESMELTLRWAKRCIDYKLRDYQKLFGIVQGGLHKDLRTECMQRLEEMDFPGLALGGLSVGEKNEEMVDFLNDFVHTMPDQKPRYLMGVGKPLDILNGIRAGIDMFDCVLPTRNARNGQFLTHDGPLNIKNLRFREDTLPADPSCDCKVCKTYSRSYIRHLYTTGEFLAGNLITYHNLYFMIKMTQDARQAILDDRFDDYYKEFYNRYTSRKWAAGQ; from the coding sequence ATGATTAAAGTTGAAGGATATAGCGGTAAGGCCCGCGCAACAACAATTACAACTGAGCACGGTGAGATTAAAACACCTATCTTTATGCCTGTTGGAACTCGTGCATCTGTTAAGTGTATGTGGCAAGAAGATTTGTATGAAATGAATGCACAAATTATTCTTGGAAATACTTATCACTTATACTTAAGGCCAGGGCATGAGCTCATTGAAAAAGTTGGTGGTGGCCTTCATGGCTTCATGAATTGGGATAAACCAATCCTTACTGACTCAGGTGGATTCCAAGTATTCTCACTTTCAGATATCAATAAAATTACAGAAGAAGGGGTGACTTTCTCTTCACATATCGATGGGTCAAAGCATCTCATCTCTCCAGAAAAAAGTATGGAGATTCAAAAGGGCCTAGGCTCAGATATTGTTATGGCATTTGATGAATGCCCAAAACTTCCTGCTACAAAAGATACTCTTCGTGAAAGTATGGAGCTAACTTTAAGATGGGCCAAGCGTTGTATTGATTATAAGCTTCGCGACTATCAAAAACTTTTTGGAATTGTTCAAGGAGGACTCCATAAAGACCTGCGTACGGAATGTATGCAACGACTTGAAGAGATGGACTTTCCAGGCCTTGCTCTTGGGGGACTTTCTGTTGGAGAAAAGAATGAAGAGATGGTGGATTTCCTAAATGACTTTGTTCACACGATGCCTGATCAAAAACCAAGATACCTAATGGGAGTTGGTAAGCCTCTTGATATTCTAAACGGGATTCGCGCTGGTATTGATATGTTTGATTGCGTTCTTCCTACAAGAAACGCTCGTAACGGCCAGTTCTTAACACATGATGGGCCACTTAATATTAAAAACCTTCGCTTTAGAGAGGACACACTTCCAGCTGATCCTAGTTGTGATTGCAAGGTTTGTAAGACTTATTCACGCTCATATATTCGTCATCTTTATACAACTGGAGAGTTCCTAGCTGGGAACCTTATTACTTATCATAATCTCTATTTCATGATTAAGATGACTCAAGATGCACGACAAGCGATTCTTGATGATAGGTTTGACGATTATTATAAAGAATTTTATAACAGATACACTTCACGAAAATGGGCCGCAGGCCAATAA
- a CDS encoding 3'-5' exonuclease — translation MQDSKTKKVQNGRISKEEINKLELIDFDGKIHLIDTEEKSQQAQESFQKHLEDNSITGLDTESRPSFKKSDNFQISLVQVSFEDECYLFRLNLIQCPDYLREYLENPDIIKTGVAIKDDCRDLKKHFQITAKGVIDVQDLAKKAGYVTLGLRSLTGLLMNRKISKAAKLTNWENPKLTPPQIRYAATDAWISLKLYQALKLKES, via the coding sequence ATGCAGGATTCTAAAACAAAGAAAGTCCAAAATGGACGTATCAGTAAAGAAGAAATTAATAAGCTTGAGCTTATTGATTTTGATGGAAAGATCCACTTAATTGATACGGAAGAGAAGTCGCAACAAGCGCAAGAGAGTTTTCAAAAACATTTAGAAGATAATTCAATTACAGGCCTTGATACAGAATCAAGGCCTTCTTTTAAAAAGAGCGATAATTTTCAAATCAGTCTTGTTCAGGTTTCTTTTGAAGATGAGTGCTATCTTTTTCGCCTTAATCTAATTCAATGCCCAGATTACTTAAGAGAGTATCTCGAAAATCCTGATATTATTAAGACAGGTGTTGCCATTAAAGATGACTGTCGTGATTTAAAGAAACACTTTCAGATAACGGCTAAAGGCGTGATTGATGTTCAGGATCTGGCCAAGAAAGCTGGGTATGTCACACTTGGGCTGAGGTCACTAACGGGACTTCTAATGAATCGCAAGATCTCCAAGGCAGCAAAGCTTACTAACTGGGAAAATCCAAAGTTGACGCCACCACAGATACGTTATGCGGCCACTGATGCTTGGATTTCACTAAAGCTTTATCAGGCCCTAAAGTTGAAAGAATCGTAA
- the secF gene encoding protein translocase subunit SecF, whose product MFEIIRSNTNINFVKKFGITSIISAILVIGSVFLIATKMKYGVDFRGGAEIQVKFQKSENLNELRKSMKDAGFSGITMQTIGEASENEYLLKVSANEENLNEVTDKVSKTLTSKYAADGVEIRKVDIVGPKAGAELRKSGFLAMLWALLAIMVYVGLRFDFKYSPGAIVALFHDVSIILGVFALTGTEFTLQTVAAILAVIGYSVNDTVIVYDRVREHEAKFVGRDIKEHINNAINETLSRTILTSGTTLFVSATMFFIGGLAIRDFFMAITLGVVVGTYSSVFVAAPVVLLFDRLRDGKSSNTVNAQA is encoded by the coding sequence ATGTTTGAAATAATTAGAAGTAATACAAATATCAATTTTGTAAAAAAGTTTGGGATAACATCAATTATCTCAGCAATATTAGTAATCGGATCTGTCTTCCTTATTGCAACTAAAATGAAGTATGGGGTAGATTTCCGTGGTGGTGCTGAAATTCAAGTTAAGTTTCAAAAATCTGAAAATCTAAATGAATTAAGAAAGTCCATGAAGGATGCAGGATTCTCTGGAATCACAATGCAGACAATTGGTGAAGCATCTGAAAATGAATACCTACTTAAGGTTTCGGCAAATGAAGAAAACCTTAATGAAGTAACAGATAAAGTTTCAAAGACTTTAACGTCTAAGTATGCAGCTGACGGTGTTGAGATTAGAAAGGTTGATATCGTTGGTCCAAAGGCCGGTGCTGAGCTTAGAAAGTCAGGTTTCCTAGCGATGCTATGGGCACTTCTAGCGATTATGGTCTATGTAGGTCTTCGCTTTGACTTTAAATACTCACCAGGTGCAATTGTTGCTCTATTCCACGATGTTTCAATCATCCTAGGTGTTTTTGCTCTTACTGGAACTGAATTCACACTTCAAACTGTTGCTGCCATTCTTGCGGTTATTGGTTACTCAGTAAACGATACGGTTATTGTTTATGACCGTGTTCGTGAGCACGAGGCAAAGTTTGTCGGCCGTGATATTAAAGAGCATATCAACAATGCAATTAACGAAACACTTTCAAGAACAATTCTAACTTCTGGTACAACGCTATTTGTATCAGCAACAATGTTCTTTATCGGTGGTCTCGCTATTCGTGATTTCTTTATGGCAATCACTCTTGGTGTTGTTGTTGGTACTTACTCATCTGTTTTCGTTGCAGCACCTGTTGTTTTATTATTTGATCGTCTAAGAGATGGAAAGAGTTCAAATACAGTAAATGCACAAGCTTAA